The genomic segment ATTATATCTGTTAGTCTAATTATATCTGTTAGTCCACTGGGAGTCTGCAAACACAATCCTTGAGCCACCAGAGTGCTGTGTGTTATTCACTACAGTGAGAGTTTCACTCTTCAGTTAGTAACCATATACTGTAGGTTTCAATCCCGTCAGGTTTCAGGAGCGGCCATTCGACTGACACTGCGGTACTGTCAGTCATGGAAGCCCTGTGGATTGCGaaagctgattccaaatcatcagttcttaCTTGGAATTCCAATTCACTGGTTTGAATCTTATTTTACTTataggtctttcagggtggctTGGGGAGGGGAAGTATCCAAAGCACATCAGCTGGTCACTGGGGCTCCTCAGGGATCGGTTCTaggacccctcctcttctccatatacatTACATCACTGGGTCCAATCATACAATCTCATACCATTGCTATGCTGCTGAGACACAGCtctatctttcatttcaaccagGTGATCCAACAGTAGCTGCACGGATCTCAGGCTGCCATCTCAgcatggatgaaagaacatcACCTACAGCCCAACCTGGCAAAGACAgagcttcttgtcttccctgcTACTCCAACTCTACAGTATGATTTCTCCATCCAGCTAGACTCTTCTACAAGTACCCCATCAACTTCAGTCAGAAATcaattgatgatcagctgaccttcaaagaccacCCTACAAAGGCTGCttgatcttgcaggtttgcattgcacaataTCAGAAAGAACAAAcgtcttgtccaggcccttgtcatttctaggctggactactgcaatgctcttctggctggatttcatcaagcacaatcaaacctctacaaatgattcagaatgcaggaCTGGTCTTCAAAGAGCCAAAAAGAGCCAATATTAcatctctctttatctccttgcactggctaccagttgTGTCTTGCAtgaagttcaagacattgattcttgcatatagaacagccacaggctcagcacccgtctacttccactcactattacgaatctacatcccctccagatgtctgagatccgctagtgagcgacgccttgtggtaccatcacagagaggctcgaaatcactttccagaacattctcgttcaaCGTTCCTGACTGGTAGAATGATCTTTCCACCCTGTTCCGGAATGCCGAAGCACTGACTATTTTAAAGCGACAGATGAAAACTCATCCCTTTCAAAGCTACTTgacttcattgtaaaaaaaaataaaaatgtctttctctttattacttctctttctagcttgtacttatttgaacaatgcctaaaacttggtattacgagCACTCCCTGTGTCTGTACCCTggtaatacaattatattttgaaatataaacatgcataTCATATTTAGGGAAATCTAACATACGGATAGATTGTGGTCACTTATAACAacttagaaaccacatgacaacacaCTGACTGACAGTGTATATACACATGTAGCAGGTGTTGTTCTCCGTTTCAGGTGCGGCCGTCGTCCCCGTCACTGTCACCAGCCACAGTCCTGGAGTGGAAGTGCGTGAGTCCtcaggtgagtgtgtgagtgtgtgtgtttgcatcatCATGGAGACATCAGTCAGATGATGTGCTGTAACTCCATCACGTCTGCTGTTCTCCACAGATGCTGTGCTCTCCTGTGAGTTCAGTACAGAAAACGACAAGAATCCTCGCATCGAGTGGAAGAAGATCGACAAGGATGTGTCCTTTGTTTATTTTAACCGCTATTTCACAGGTAACCAACgcttactgtatttttcggactataagtcgcacctaagtataagttgcatcagtccaaaaatacgtcatgacgaagaaaaaaacatatataagtcgcactggactataagtcgtatTTAttgagaaccaagagaaaacattaccgtctccagccgtgagagggcgctctgtgtcttcagtgtagactacaggagcactgagcagcattagagcgccctctcacggctggagacggtaatgttttctctttgttcatttctctcggttcatgtcaaattaatttcgataaataagtcgcacctgactataagtcacaggaccagccaaactatgaaaaaaaaaaaagtgcgacttatagtccggaaaatacggtatgttaTATTACAGGTAACGACCTATCAAATGAGAAATAAAGTTATTTACTGCTTAGAACACCCtcgcaaccatatagcaatatgaCACTGCTATCACATCCCAGAGCAGGTGACGATTTCTACAGTTCAGAATAACGAGGAACCACATGGTTTTATAAAACGTAGTGGAGTAAATAGAACAAAATTATGCTATAAAAGCCAGTTTctgctattgaataaaaaaataaaaaaggtaattccGACTTTTCATCTCAGTATTGCATGATAGAAACTTGCAATTGTAAGAAAATAGTCCTTTTTACCCCTTAGGTCTGGACTTTATACTGTAGCTCACTATGGCAAGTTTATATCTCGCTCTTCtgaaaaaagtgaaaattgtgcaaaaaatagGTCAGACTTTTAAGGGGAAAAAAgagatttgtgaaatttaaacttGTTTAAAATTGTGCGAAAAATGTCAGATTTGTGCAATATAAACTCACTTTTGCAAATAGGGTCAGAATTGCTAAATAAGTCAGAATTGGCAGATATAAGCTTAATTGCACAAAAAAGTCAGAATAAGATATAATTAGGGCCAGAATTGCAaaataagtcagaattgcgtgagaAACTTGTAATTGcacaaaaaaagtcagaattggcagatataaactcaattgtgcataaatgtcagaattgtcaaaataaactaatttgtgtgaaaaaggttataattgagagatataaaggcaaggcaagtttatttatatagcacattttgtacacaatggtaattcaaagtgctttacataaagtaaaataatacaaaaataaaacaagcaattaaaaaactttgaaaatgatttaaaaaaaatacttatttaaaatgaatttaagtcttttaaaatataaaatgatttgacataaaatacagtgaatatgtaaaaaacagtgcaatcagttcggatattgcacagtgctcattcaataaatgcacagctaaacagatgggttttgagtctagatttaaatgtgtgaTTTGAGTGATTTATAGACGAGTAAacgtactttaaaatcaatcttaaatgtaactggaagccagtgtaaggacctgaggactggtgtgatatgctcagatgttctggttctagtcagaatcctggcagcagtgttctggatgagctgcagctgtctaatggtctttttgggaaggccggtgaggagcccattacaatagtccaccctgctggtgatgaaggcatgaactagtttctccaagtcttggctggaaacaatgttttttaaatgatagtatgctgattttagttactgctttgacatgactactgaaactaaggtctgtctccagaatcacaccaagattcctgacttgatttttagttgtttgacccctagagtcaaggtatgcattcaccttcaacacttcatctttgtttccaaatgcaatgacttcagttttctccttgtttaactgaagaaagttctgtcacatccaactattaatttcatcaatgcattggcagagggaagaaatggggctgtagtcatttggagataaggctaggtaaatctgggtatcatcagcataatgtggtaggcaatttggttctttctcattatttgacttagtggaagcatatataggctaaacaagagcggtgctagaattgagccttgtgggactccgcatgtcatggacgtccacttagacttatactctcctagactcacataatagcctctcccttctaaatatgacctgaaccatttgagtaccatcccagaaagcccgacccagttttccagtctctctagtagtatgttatgatcgacagtgtcaaacgcagcactgagatctagcaataccagcaccgatattttgccagagtcacaatttaagcgaatatcattttattatcttaatgagtgctgtctctgtgatGTGGTCAGAAACCAGaatgaaaattgtccaggtatccatttgaatttaagtatttgttcagctgatttaaAAACGACTTTTTCTattattttgcctataaaaggaagattagatattggtctatggcgttatcaagattgctctttttcaggaggggcttaacaacccATAATTGGTCAGAACTGTgcaatttttaaaaagttaaaagtgcATTTCTCTCCTGTGTTGTTCAGAGTCATTTCGTGGCCGCGCGGAGATCAAGGGTGCGACGCTGCAATTGAAAAGTGTGACTCAGAGTGACGCGGGCACTTACCGCTGCGAGGTCAGCGCTCCGCAGGACACCATCACACTGGGGGAGATCAACGTCACGCTGACAGTGCTGGGTAACTCGCTTCTGTCCTGCTGTCTGGCGCTCTGTGTGTTCTGCTGGTGTCTGATGTGTTTGGTGTGGTTTCAGTGCCTCCGCACACACCGTCATGTGATGTGCCCAGCTCGGCTCTGACGGGCTCTCTGGTGCAGCTGCGCTGTAGGGACCATCACAGCATCCCAGCCGCCGTCTACACCTGGTACAAAGACAACCGCGCTCTGCACATCCAACAGCCCAACGCCACATACACCATCGACGAGAAGACCGGCGTACTGgtgtgtgtgaacacacacacacacacacacactcactcatgatTAGGGCTGGGAAAAGAAATCGATGAATCGCGATTTTTAGATTTCCcgaatgcatttttattctttctctagtcaattctgagcttagttttgaacagcagatggtgttgcatgctttagaaacagcTGTATTCTGCCTGTTTCCAAAtccttaaagagtaactaaaccctaaaccaactttttttagttaatgatctataagaatggggctttattagtgctgttcattgattcaagtaacttttttgacatttgagtataaagtgttttaattctataatatatggtgcaaaaacgtgtgagtgctgccctcttcaggttgaacggtggctactacagttgatttttcttattggatgttgcggtggcaagtgacgtaagaagtttccagctcaccacgccccttggtacgagctaccacgcccttggcagtataaaaccatcaaaatcactgtagtgtagtggtggaaattatgattcttttcagagattcgttcattttcagttcgttcaccaaaatgattcgttcagaatcgttcactgattggttcagtgaccatttcttggTATTTcacaaaataagccagcagatggcaaaaaaagagtgtattatgtgttatgtcttaagtcaacgaacgtattcacttgttacaaaaactgatctgtctttattaaaatgtgtgtataatcacattcaatatataaagtctaattaagtttttcagatgaacaaagcacaaggttttcttgcctaattagcattttaattgtttggtcagacagtttgtatattatatattcacattcataaatcggggattaaacgtggagttgctaaatatcaaaacaagcgtgcacagtacagtacttaactgcgctttgcatttttgcgagattgacatgctaaatggcagactaacccggtttactctcattcatttcattcacgaacgagataagctatgtggcagttcatttcattcacgaacgacatgtatcagctcattcaactcattcacgaacgacatgggtaccagttcagtcatttcgttcacgaacgataagatctccagatctagttcagactcatatgaaactcgttcattaagggcgtattcgttcactacattcaacaaatcacatactctgtcacatctcatactcgaaggctattggctcgaggttgagtaattctttgacaggatgaaatggttgttacccggttcactgagctgcgcatgcgctgctgtgagccgcgctgctgtgaagggaggaacttcagtgaacgagaagtacgagtcagtggattacgtgaacgagaacgattcgttcacctaaaagatttgttcaaaaagaacgattcgttcacgaacgacacatcactactgtagtgagtcaggagctggaattgcgagtattggtaacgaccaggatagactaatatagcatctatttatcATAGCAATTAtagagttatttagatcttcaagttagcttagatttatctgtatttagtacagtggtcaggatggtatggaggtgtgttgctggttgctacagcactgctggactgcatagttttccagcagactgtaaaattaagcgccagtggttgcatgcatttggcctggaagaccgaaagttcccgcctagagctggagtgtgcaaactgcgttttacacgggattgcttctccaacgcaatggaggtggaaatgggcttctccacacagctcgcgctgagaagcgacgcggtgcgggagttaagaccgcagttttgagccagcggctcgaattaatatgaacagacacctcgacatcctccatttcaggtaaaagtgggggagaaaagtcctctacttcaaatgatcgctctgttgcaaagctacttgcgtcattacagtcactctccattttagcgtctctgacagcagctgtcaatcaatccgtcactgcgagtctcaggatcacgccgcactcgctcagccccgccctcggttcatcccctctatctccgctgtgatctgcccacttttcagcatttttcaaatattgtcagtgggcggagtcaggctctgagcaggggtttagttacactttaaacacacttgaacctaaaataataataaaaagcattaataataaaataataaaaacattctgAGCCAAGGTGAAATTACGTGACTCTTCAGCActcttcttcatgagcatttgagtgtGCAGATATAAACTAATGTAGAGCGCCATCTACTGTTAGAATTTAAGCTCAGATTCTGTATTTATTGTCGCAGCCCTATCCACGATATGAATGTTTAATCTAATTAACACTAAGGCTCAAAACTAAGCCTATATTCACACCTGGGGGCTTTCTTAAGCTGCTAGTAAAGTCCTGATCGCTCACTTCCATTTAttgaatatagaatatataaacacacatatcaaaataataatgtaaatttaaataaagcatttcctgaaaatgtcagtttttaaacctcaatttaaaaaaatgtaattgaagtAAAAAATGCAACATAACAGCATGAATAAGAGCCGCTATTCTGACTGACGTTATTTAGTTTCTTTCTTACGGTAAAAGCTGAACTCATAAACACTGAAAGCACTACTTTTGAAAGGAGGAATGTGTGTTGAAAGGCAAATGAATAATAATCACAGAAGCACTGAACAATCCTGTGACTAATAGTTATGTGTCATTTGATTAACCAGTCATGATAACTATACTGATTCAATTCACTGACTGAATCAAGAATCAGTGATTCAGTGAGTCACTTGAGTGATTCAGGAGTCCAGACCTGAAGTGGTTGTTGATTCTCAGGAAgctgaagatgaagatgatgtgTGCGTTTAACTGTTCTTCTCTCGTGTTGGTGTCAGACGTTCCAGAAGGTCAGCAGATCCGATACGGGTCAATATCACTGTGAGGCCAAAAACAGGGTGGGACCCGGAAAGAGCTGCTCGGGGACACGCATGCAGATCGGtgagtgtgcatatgtgtgtgtgtgtgagtgtgtgtgagtgtgagtgtgtgtgtgtgtgtctgtgtgtgtgtgtctgtgtgtgtgctcttgtttttgtgtcatatcaggacacaactctgtataatgtcatgggtatgacacaggtattacaaggagagggtgacttatgaggacataacccatgtccccatttttcaaaacgcttataaatcatacagaatgagtttttttgagaaagtaaaaatgcacaaagtttcctgtgagggttagggttaggtgtagggttggtgtagggccatagaatatacagtttgtacagtataaaaaccattacacctatgggatgaacacacttgtGTGCAGATGATCTGAATGTGGCGGCGGTGGTCTCTGGAGTGCTGCTTCTGGTTCTGctgatgtgtctgtgtgtgtttggagtgTTTTACGGCCGTCGGCACGGACTCTTCAGCCGTGAGTTCAGCTGATAAACTCACCGCTTTCTGATTCACAAACACTTGCAAAGTGATGGATTCCACttatataaaaaagatttaaagatTAAGGTTTATGTATGAAATTGTATATAAATTATGTGCAAAAGAAGTTATTAAAACCATTatatgatttattaatattttaaattgcctatcatttaaattttcgatttcaattattatttttttttttttacatatatttaatgtttttaatgatttacattttttgtttattttggtaaaaagtatacatttctgatTTAAtggcatttatacacacacattttttgctttatatgtaagttttaatcattttagtactttgccttttagttttaaaataacatttatatttccGACTTGAACAGTTTTGAGTAGCTCCAACAATAATAACACTGAAGTTGATCGTCTTTCTTTAGCTCAGTTTCCTGACTCTTATTAATGTTCATATTTCATAAGTTGTTTTAACATCTTGACTTTCTTCTGATTCCTGCCTCTGACTGAACCGTCACACACACAGGACACAGAGGAAGGTAAGACTGaccccgagtgtgtgtgtgtgtgtgtgtgtgtgtgaaggcacTAATGGTCCAGCCTGACACAGAATAGTTAGTGTTGATCTGGTTAATAAGCGCATGTGATTGGCTCATTCGCTCGTCGGTCTGCATGCTGATGCTAGCgcttgacctttgacctgagCGCTGGGTTATCGCAGGTCGTTCTGGATCATTAGCAGCCAGAACCTGCACAGAACCGAACACacgtgagtcacacacacacacacgtgaagcGAGAGAGTGTTTGGTGATCTATTTCTTCTGTCTCTGGTTCCTGCATCATCATCATGTGATCGTGTAACTCTCTTATTTCTCTTGTTTCAGTCAAAACACAGTCTACAGTCATTCTCCCAAAGAAGAAGTGAGTGAGCTTTCACACGGACTCAGAACCTTCTGCTGGTTATCAACACCTGGAACAATAATtagaataaaactgtaaaaacctAAATAACAGATTCATATTATAATAGTGACGAcaacaaaaatagaaattaaataaataataagttaattataacaaaaacctaaatacattaaataacacataataatatattacattacaagTATTGTGAATTCATGCTTtccttattaaatgttttaattatatgtattaatgtacattttatgtttatgcattatatatgttaaataataaaatgtataatacatgctgataataataatatattacattacaatttaatcagaagcaatattttattttatatatacactttgtaattaaatttattttaggtAGATCAGTATTTAATACTAGTGCAAATAATATTTTGcgtattttgtcattttattttttatttttgtaaatttaaacCGATCAATAatctatatattacataaatacattattttcaaaaCATTGATTTAACTTTTTTCCCTGCATGCTTTAGTACACTACTGTGTTTTATCgtttcatttaatttacattttcatttgactATTTTTTGTGTGTTACAGCCTCAGGATTTCAAGCACACTCAGTCGTTCATGCTGTGACCCCGATGCCTTAAACCAGTCCGAGTGATGACCTTTGACCTGCCGTGCCTTTATTTCAACTCAATCATGTCTGGATCTACCGCGTGTGGACTGGGCTGAATAGTTGTATATTTGATcagtatttgtgtgttttttttattttttataaaaataactgaTTTTATCTGAACTGGAGCATTTATTGCCTGTTTTTTTCCATTCAATAGTTTTAATGAACTATAACTCCGgagcaaatattaaaaatatcaaaGTGTTTTGACGATGAACTGAGGTCTTTGGGTTTGAAAAAGAAGACCTGAATCATTTCTGTGTGAACTAACCCACTGATAGCTGCTGATTGTGATTAGATCTTATTCaataatttagtaatttaatgATGAGGTCTGTAAGGTCTGCAATGATAATGACCAGAACAATAAAGATGACCATTCAGGAAGCAGAGCTCAGGCTGTTAATGAAGCGCAGAATCACAGACAAACTGATCTTTCAGCCAAAGACTGTTTATTAAATACAGAGCTCATATACAGTGATGTGTTCATTTGCTGGTCACATCCTCGAGAACGGCTTCTGTGGAAACAGACACACAGATCATGAGATCAGCCAACAGCAGAGACTCACAGCTGAAGAGTCTGGAGCTCACCTGGGAATCTGAAGTGAGGGAAGCTGCCGAGGTCTCCTCCTCCGAACAAGCGCTGGAGTTTGCTCATCTCCTCCGTCAGGTTCTTGTGGTACGCCGGACCTGCGTCGACCACACCACCAGCAgccctgccacacacacacacacacacacacacaccggtgtAGACCAGAGCGAGCGCAGCAGACGGATCAGACGCGTACGAGAGAGATACACACCTGCTCTTGCTGTTGTACTCGCGGATCTTGTCCAGGAAGAGCTTCTGCACAGGATCCAGGTCTGTGGCTTTGTTGAAGATGACAGCGGACCGACCGATGTTCCTCCGCAGCGACACACTCACGACCGAAACCAGCAGAGACGAGCCACGACAGAGCCCAGGAAGAGCCAtcgtctacacacacacacacagagatgagtATGGAGGTATATCAGTAGCTTAACTCGAGAGCTTGTTG from the Carassius carassius chromosome 7, fCarCar2.1, whole genome shotgun sequence genome contains:
- the LOC132143334 gene encoding junctional adhesion molecule 2A-like, with the protein product MFVSVALLVLIQSAAVVPVTVTSHSPGVEVRESSDAVLSCEFSTENDKNPRIEWKKIDKDVSFVYFNRYFTESFRGRAEIKGATLQLKSVTQSDAGTYRCEVSAPQDTITLGEINVTLTVLVPPHTPSCDVPSSALTGSLVQLRCRDHHSIPAAVYTWYKDNRALHIQQPNATYTIDEKTGVLTFQKVSRSDTGQYHCEAKNRVGPGKSCSGTRMQIDDLNVAAVVSGVLLLVLLMCLCVFGVFYGRRHGLFSRHRGR
- the LOC132142967 gene encoding ATP synthase-coupling factor 6, mitochondrial-like, encoding MALPGLCRGSSLLVSVVSVSLRRNIGRSAVIFNKATDLDPVQKLFLDKIREYNSKSRAAGGVVDAGPAYHKNLTEEMSKLQRLFGGGDLGSFPHFRFPEAVLEDVTSK